TTTCCTCCAAGAACCATTTTTCAATCTTCCGTTGTTGATCTTGTGGTGCACCAACAAAAGTGAGCTCGAATTTTCTTTCCAGTGAAGCTACAGCCTTACCGATTATATCGTATCCTTTCAGTTCAAAGTCCTCAAAGCTTCCACGACCGAACATGAAGATGCGAAACTCATCTTCTCCTGATGATTCAAATTTATTCGATTTCCTTGCTGTTGGATTGACATACTTTTCGAAAATCCCCGGAGTAATGACTTCTACTTTGAAATCTGGCAGACTTCTTCGATATTTTCCTTGTAGTAGGGAGCCTACTGCAACGACTGAGTCAGATGCTTTGCAGATCGAGCTCCAGTTCTCGTTTGTTCTTCGCTTCGTTATCTGCAATTGCATCGGCCGTAACGCTGCATTCCAGCTTGTACTTTCCAAGGTCCTCGCAAAACACATGCACAAAGTGTATCCACTTACAGCCTGTTATTCGTCGAATGGAATAAGCCGCACCACCAAACTTTCTACCGTGGCCAACGATGATGTCAGGATTGGAAAGCTCTGATGGTGGAAATCGAATCCATTCAAGCGGATCACTAGATCCAGGAGGGCGCTGTGCTGTGATTAAATGGATTCCATTGCTGCTCGCATCTTGTCGTTCTTCTTCTGTGCTTTGGCAAACAAAGCAGTGAACCCTGATTCTTTCTTTCGAATACTTCGCTAGATTCAAAGCAAGCTCCCTGTTAAACGTTGATAATCCACCTTTCGAAGAGCCCCACTCGCCACAGATAAACATAACGTCAATACACTGATCCAAGATTACTTCTGCGCTACAAGATGCTCCGCCCTCGAGGTCTTTAGTTTTCCCTTTATCTTTCACAGAATTCGCGTCGAGTGCATTCAAGGATCCTCTTTCCATCTCAAGGCTTTTTCAATAGACAAATGTGAAGTGCAGAAAAGAGAATCACTCGTACGCTGGATCTTTACACGCAACTTCCGCCTTTAAGTCGCGTGCGAAATAAGAGCTTTCCGAACACTTTCCGAACATTTTCCGAAACGTCACGGAAAAGAGAATAGTCCTAGGTCCATATCAAGAACTGTAATAGTCTCTTCTATTCTTCCTTGGTTCTTTCTTGTTACACTCGGAAATGACCGAACTCAACATTCTGTAAGTCACAAAAAGAGAAGCCTTCATAAACCGCAATCGAATGGAAACGAAACTTAGATTTCTTGTCTCCTCATCCTCATTAACAACATGTTAATGCATAGAACTTTTGTTAACGCTCTTAAACCAGGCATTGTGCAACAAAGATCTCAGTTTTAGTGTCCTTGTCCACCGTATAAAGATGTCTGTTGGACAGAGATTCATTTTGACGACATCGTGGCCTCCTCTGCTCAAGCTGTcatacctttcaattttttgataATGTtgacaaacaagcaaaaaaatgatCTAGCCGAAACGAAGAGAATGctttgatgattttaaaatgaccGACTTCAATTCAATTTTTAGAAACAACCTCAAATTCAATGAATCCAAATGTAAAGTGTCATCTATTACCAGAAAGAAACATCCAATTTGCTTCAACTATAAACTTGGTTCAACAGATCTGCTTAAGGTTAAAGAGGAGAAAGACCTTGGTGTCACAGTCACCGACACCCTGAGTTGGAACCCACATATTCAAAATATAGTGAGTAAAGCAAATAAGCTCTTGGGTCTCCTGAAAAGAACTTGCCCTCTCTTACCCGACGCAAATGTCCGTCGATCACTCTACTTATCCATTGTGAAATCTCAACTGTCTTATGCCACCGTTGTCTGGTCACCGCATCACATATacttaaagcttaaaatagAACGCGTGCAGCGCAGAGCAACCAGatggatattaaaggaaagACTGCACGAATCCTCTTACAAAGAACGCTTAATTAAGTTGAATATGTTGCCTCTTTGTTATGACCGAGAGAtcaaagacttaatatttttttataactgtctGTACGGAATATCGCCTATTGACGTTaacaactttgttaattttgttccccACAACCGCacaagaaactgttttaatccggaattattgctgaaaactcagtcctgtaaaacatctttatttaaggCCTCATATTTTAATAGAATTACAAAACTGTGGAATATTATGTGTAAAGTAGCTCCTCCGTCTTCCTTAGGTACTCTTTCATCCTTTAAGAACTTTGTCACtaatcactattttaatttattagcaaatgttttcgATATTGACCAACCGTGTACCTGGTCAGTGTTTATAGACTGTTCCTGCCATAGAACTCATTCGCACtgacttaaaactttgtaatatttatttattttttattctgtaggGAGTTTCCTTGCATGGGTACTCACGTCCCGTTCGTTACtcccttttggcaatttttttttttttgtacgtgtaacttctcgtttattacttttgtaactcagtagaatgccaataaaattaataaaaaaaaaaaaaaaaaaaaaaaaaaattttttttttgtgtctttttttttctttccttcatagGACGATTGTAGTAGGGAAAACTAAACTGGAGTGATCCAAACACACGTCATCATCACTTTTACTGGACACTGGTAGCCTTGTACCCAGACCTCCACGGCTAAGCGGTTGTAACGATCCTTCATTTCAGTTAGAGTTAATCGGTAGGATATGGGTACGAGATTAGACGTTGAGTACGGAGAGCCGGGTGCATTgttcttctccttttcctttcctttttatttttatttcattttgtttgtttaggagagggaaaaagggtACCGTTCGGTGACGTGAGTCAGACacataaaaactcttttaaacGCTTCAAACATTTGGCGTGTAGGATCGATGCTCATATTACCCAGACCGTGAGTTGTTCTGACTCTCCTCTTTTACGATTTGCAAAACAATCTGTCGTCATCAATTTTATCGATTAATATGTGCTTGTTGCAATAAAAACTTGATTCTTCGCCGGAAGAGTTTTTAATTACACTGGTTTATAAAACGATAAGTTCCAAAATTTTCAGCTTCTCAAAAGAACCCATAACCAGGCATTTGAGTTAAGGAACatatagataaaaataaatgaagttatgaaattaaaataactgaaaaaaaaaagtaactaaaGACTCCCCAACCCGACCCTAGTTAGGGAGTAGTGTGCTTCTCCCCCGgcttgcccttttttttttataaccatgATGCAAGCGGAGAAAGGTACGTGTTTGAAGCCTCTTTGTTTCATGGTTTTCGGTCGgatgaatttattttggtgCTGATAATCGCTAAAATGTGACACGAAAATTTATGATAGCACTCTTCGATGAGTCTCCCAACATTGCTGAGGACGCGaaatgaacaatgaaaatagcggagaggaggaggaggatggACAGATAGAGTCGCCTTTGAATGATTCGATTAACAGTAATTCGAAAACCCGCCAAGGTACTTTGAAGTATTTGGCGTGATTTCGGTCATCTCGAGTAACTCACGAACTGTTGTTTATCCCTGTACAGCTGTTGACGAAAATGCATCAGAAAGTCTTAAACCGCCCAACAGTAAGATATTTCAGCTTCAAATGGATGAGTTTGGTTCAAGAATTCGAGAGACTGGAGAGAAACTGGTAACACTTTGCTGATTAAGCCGATTTTGAATGAGTCCCTTTCATTGAAAGATATCTTGTCGTTGTTGTTATCGCAGGTGTAAAATcgttttttcttactttttatttgtttttaaatttccttaattctttGCTTGTAGAAATCACTTGAAAAGCAGATGTTGTTGTCTGGGGGCAGAATTAACAAGTCGGCTGCCCTGGTCGATAAGGAGAAGTTGCACGAAGAACTTCAAGACCTACGCACTCAGCGCGAGAAAGTCAtcgaagaaaagaaacattgtgATCTCgaacttaaagggttaattaaatgATCAACTTCGGAAGAAGGTTTGTTGTATTTTGCTCTCGAAATCCGCGAATAGCACAACGACAGTATGTTTTCTAAACTATTTTTGGCAAGTGACATGAAGGTTGCGGATAAATTGTAGTGGTAAACCGCTATAAAAAGCTGTTTCcgatttattttattgttatttctcTGAATTGATCTGTGATCTTCCTTTTAATTGAAGGGTTACCAGCTTCTGtgcttttttaatttagtgATGTGATTACAGTCGACCATTTTTCTGTCGATTGCCATTTATCGGATTGAAGAAATATAACTCAAGTTTGTAACTAAATTGGAATTGGATCATCACCAAAAAATCTTTTTATAGCCAGTTTAATTTattatgttatttttgttataatgTGCCTGGAGGAACaaatttgggtaaaatttccgcacagccccatcctacattatgcattcagttcttgaatagagaaaacaatgacaaaaacaatacatttccattgggaaaacagatttgttttacaatagtattgggctgtgcggaaattttacctaaatttgtttagtttatAGTAACGTGGCTTTTTCCAAAGGGATGATGTTGAAATTTGAAAGCGATTCATTAAACCCAAATATACGTTTTGTTTGAGTGACAGATATTTAGcgaactgaaattttttatttaacttaacCCACCAGAGATTTTGTGAGTTTCCCATCttgtaaatgcaaaaaaataatgcaataaagATTTAGGCAgtcatttctaaaatttaacAAGTGAAAGGGAATGCAAAgttgtatcaaaaaaaaaaaaatacaggctGCTAAGGAAAAGTTgtaaaaatggaattttatagctggcaataattttttttcaatgcatcTTCACCATGTAGTAATCAGTCAAAATTTTATGCGACTGTATCATATACATTTTTGGATGAATTATGAAGAGATGCCACAGAATACcaattaaaagcaaattttaaaatggttatAGAAGATAACTTttaatgttgatgatgattGCATATTGGAACTTTTAGTTATACACATATTTTTTGCTACCTCTTGGTGACACTAGAAGTATTGTTGGGTCAAGTTTTGATTCTTCTGCAACTTAAATTTGGTCAATTTTGATTTGGGATTGGCagggaaacagaagaaaaaagctGTTACGAGAAACATATTTTGGTACACACAAGCAGTGAAGGAAAGATGCAACATATAAATTTTGCTAAAACAGATATGTATTGCATACCTATTAGGGCTGCAAAGTGTCTCAGAGAACACATAATATTGCATAGTTACCTTGTAAAGAAATGGCCAATCATTGTGATTAAGACTTACacatctgaaaagaaaaaaagttttggcATGTAAGAGTGAGCTATGTGCATTCATATCTCTGTAGGCTTGATGCTATAAACTTACAGAGAGGTAATTACTTATAttttctcttaaccctttacaccctaacatcagtatgcatattctccatactgttctccatacattttcaaagaggctgacaaggagaatttgtgtaacggtcaagagctgctttagttggtgatcatttcctctattctcctaactttcatgtttgaaGATAGGGGTGAAatagaaaggagaaattagatgctagtcactactatgttttgttttataaaactTTATTGCTGCTTAATATCTGATAGGTAATTGCAAGATAAACTTAGAGGTAAGCAAATAGAAGACAATATGAAAATGGTAATATATTATATacattatatattatatataataCTTATTAACAAACTTAAGTTGAAAACAGAGAGCTGGAACATACGAGAAGAGTGCATACCCAGTGAATAAGCTTTACATTACATTGTAAAGATATCTGAGTTAAACAGCTTATTATAACTGTCTGTTAGACTAGCTTGTATGCAACAGATCAATAAATCTATCAGGTCTGGCAAGGAGTATAAAAAGTATTAGTAAATTTAGTTCTGAGctttttttcacaatgttaGAGGATTATAATTAGCACCTTAAATTATTTGGAATAATCAACTATGGTGAATCAAAGACCTTAATGAAATTGCTGACTAAGATAAAGcttaaatttaataaatatagAATTTATGTAACTGTTTCTACTTTAGTTACGACcattaaggaaatgtatggaaacaATACTTGTAGAACTTTATTATCCTAACACTTATTAATCAAAGTGCTACTTGACTAAACTCCAAAAACAGAGATCTCATGAGAGTATTCATTTATCTAGATAAATCTTGAACCAATAAAGAATGAAATGAGTCAGTTCCCAAACATAGAATGATATGTTGATCAAAAATAGCTATCTATATCTATTTATGGCTTATGGGTCAGTCAATTGGCACTTGGATTAATTGTCAAAATGTTTGTGCGTATATAATTTTGTCTGCCTTTTTTCCATATAACACTCTTGTCCCACACTTCACTGAAGCTGAAACTGGAGGCAAAATATGCTTTCTTTTACTTAGCTCTACACTGAACATGTTTAACATTTGAGTCTTGCCTGCGTTTGGTTCATTTAATTACTGCGTTTActggttttttgttgttggtgtttttttttcaaattcgtCTGATTTAGGTACAGCTGTACATGATTCAACCGTTCTGAGAACAAGCAGAGATAAATACAAAAGAATCTTTTACAGCAACAGATACAGTCACTGTTGTAAAAGGTATACCATGTGCTTATCAGTAATTTAATATGCAAGGGGGAGAGACTGAGACCGATCAGCGATATTACACTTTTTTACTCCAATTTTTTGTAACATCTATATTCTGGTGCTTTGCCTCAATCCCTTTAAAACTCAAAGTTGATTAAGATGTAATTTCTCATATCATCTTTAATTAGAGCCTCTTTTTGCCATAAGAGGTGTTGAAATTATtggcattttccttttttcgttgTTCGTGTTTGACTTGATTATTTGATTACTAATCACCGACTGGAAGCGACTGTTGAATGTAAGCGCAGAGTGACACAGATCAGAAATGGATGATGACGTTTAATCAATAGGAATAGGTTTAATACAGTACGTGAAtggttttattgtaatttttgaagaacGCATCCTTGTAAGTTTAGAGGAAAAACCTTGTGAAACCAGTGAGGAAAatgtattaaagaaaaaaaacgtgatTCTTCAAGTGTGGTTTGTTTGTGTTTAGCGACATTAATTAGATTCTTTTCAGCGAACAGAAACCGAGAAATTCCCAACAGGGGCAAGAATTTGTTTTAGGGCCGAACTATTACTACAGTAAAGCAAATCGAGAGAGAAAGAGCACAACTTATTTGTAGACACTCATCATTtctgccttttccttttttgtttttactcgCAAGTTTGGCGAGGATTGTTCAATACCACGGATTGTAACGAGTCGtgtaatgttttgaaatgtatTTACGAGTCGTACGCTCCTAACGCGCGAGTCGTCTGTTGTATTCACGAGTCGTCTGTTGTATTCACGAGTCGTAAGATCGTGGTGCCGATCCATAAATGTTATTAAAGAGACTTTTTTCGCCACTTGAGAGTCTTTCAGGCCATGGTGGATTTTGTAGTTTCGTACGATCCCTAGGGATCGTGTGAAAAATTCACGAATCGTGTGACCCGTACGAATCGCCTAATGTATTCTCGGGTCGTGTTGTCCATCCGTGAATCTTATTAGGGATACTTGGATTTTGTCTGTTAGCCTGGTGGTGTGTCGTGCACTTCGTGTGTTGCTCTTTGGTAGAACTAGTTACACCCTTGTTGTTTGCATGTGCACTGAGCAAGTGATCCGCTCCTATCGTGCAGATCAAGCGTGCATTTTAATCCACGCGTCGACACACTTGGTCATGGCCAGAGAGACTCTAAGTCTCTCTTATGAGGTGTACAGATCGACCGGAAAACTTGACTACTCGTGAATACAATAGCAAATCTCCTTGTCGCCTAATATTTCTcctaaagtaaaatttactaGTTCCATAATAAATCTTATGTCTCTTCATCGTTCTTGTATTATGTTGCcttaattccttttaaaattttacgaTTTTAGGCGCCACTTTTGTGAGCGAGGACAACAAGGCATTGAATCAGTTACACTCTGCTGAAAGAGACTGCGACGTCACCAAGATGAAGTCCACGCTTCCTTTTGGATTGTCTATAGACTCCAGAGACGGAACAGGCAGAAAGCAGCGAATGAAAGTTGTGTTGGATGGCATCGTTCAAGCGCTCAACTCTAGAATGAAAACAAGTTTCAGCAGCCCCCTCCCCAACTTCCTTTACTAATTGCACGATTAAATGGAGCCCACCCTTGAATCCAATCCACCCCTATTCACCCCCTAAGAGTCATTTTTATCCACACCCTAagtcaactgttttgcttttacttacCTATCTCTCACTCTGGCAAGACATGTTATCTGAACTAAGgaagaaaactttgttttgatactcaTTTCATAAGGCTGTATTTTGTTTaccatttgaaatttgttaGAAAAGATGATCAACAATGCTCGGCAATCCAAAAGCACTTAAATATCACGCTCTATCGTTGCATAACGCAATGCCCATTAAAATGATGTATTGGGTAATTGTCTCACCTGTGACAAGTTTGTCTGATTATGATCTTTCTATGTGTATTCATGGACAATAAAGACActatcaaaataataacatgCCATTAAAACTGACTTGTTATTTGCCTGTGAATtgttgtttaaccctttgacttctactggtgaccaacacagaatttctccttacaatgttaatacaatatcaagcagacaagtgaagagaattaagaaaaagtcTAGTGGGAGATTagaagttgatccaataccaaattctttgaactaacatcataaaaattatgggtcagacagtaaggagaattacttttAAGATCTTGGGAAGGAAATGGTTTAAAGCCGctgaaaggttttgtttgtgCTTGAATTTGAGCATGAATAGATCAGTTAATAAGTTTGGGAACAAGATACCtgtgtttaaaaaacaaaacatttcaaagaaagGGGATTTTTGGTTTCAAACGTATTCAATTTAAAGTGCAATTTGAGCTGGAGTTTCAAATATGAGTTACTTATGGTAAGCAGCTAGTCTAAAGTGGTTACAGCATCTGTAGGTATTCAAAAGCTGTTCTGCTGTTCCTAAATTAGATCATGCTGATTCTTAATCATAGTTTCACATAGAATTTGAGGAACTGATTAACAGCATATTGAGCCTCACTGTTCCAAAGTGCTTTCTATTCCCTCAGCAACTGGCGACTAACCCAAAAAAGATTATCTTATAGTCTTAACCCAACAAAGTCATAAAAATTGTACTATCTATGATACACTTCCTGTATCATCAGATTAAAGCATGTTTCACAGATGACCCACTCCCCTCAGAAGTGCATAACTTTTCATCGTCCACCCTCTTTAATACATAAAAATGGTGCTCCCCCTGTTTCTgtggatcaatgtcagtttcTGAGCAACTGAGTACCTATCTGGAAGAGTATTGAGTGAtatttt
The sequence above is a segment of the Pocillopora verrucosa isolate sample1 chromosome 5, ASM3666991v2, whole genome shotgun sequence genome. Coding sequences within it:
- the LOC136280980 gene encoding uncharacterized protein, encoding MNNENSGEEEEDGQIESPLNDSINSNSKTRQAVDENASESLKPPNSKIFQLQMDEFGSRIRETGEKLKSLEKQMLLSGGRINKSAALVDKEKLHEELQDLRTQREKVIEEKKHCDLELKGLIK